The Devosia sp. MC521 genome has a segment encoding these proteins:
- a CDS encoding ABC transporter permease, whose product MTDITTRRLPDRLGSSWKAGVLSWESLLVLVAIGIFIANSFASPYFLNAWSLSDLTFNFTEKALIALAMALLIIAGEIDLSVASIIALCSTLMGLALQFGADTPVLVAVGVAVGLVCGSFNGVLVTRLKLPSIVVTIGTMSLFRGIAFIVLGDQSYKGYPASFSWFGQGYVWWVISFELVLFGVCAVIFYVLLHKTNFGRRVFAIGNNATAAQFSGVRVDRVRFILFCLTGLMSGIAAVLLTARLGSTRPSIAQGWELEAITMVVLGGVSILGGAGSILGVVIAALIIGLVTFGLGLLNVPGIVMSIFTGGLLIVVIALPILYRMMKERRA is encoded by the coding sequence ATGACAGACATAACAACAAGACGCCTCCCAGACCGCTTAGGGAGTTCTTGGAAGGCGGGGGTGTTGAGTTGGGAGAGCTTGCTGGTTCTCGTGGCAATTGGGATTTTCATCGCGAATAGCTTTGCCTCTCCCTATTTCCTCAACGCCTGGAGCCTCTCGGACCTCACGTTCAATTTCACCGAAAAGGCGCTGATTGCGCTGGCGATGGCGCTGCTGATTATCGCTGGCGAGATTGATCTCTCGGTCGCCTCCATCATTGCCTTGTGTTCGACGCTGATGGGGCTGGCACTGCAATTTGGGGCGGATACGCCCGTGTTGGTGGCGGTGGGTGTTGCCGTTGGGCTGGTCTGCGGCTCCTTCAATGGCGTGTTGGTCACTCGGCTGAAACTGCCTTCCATCGTTGTCACCATCGGCACGATGAGCCTGTTTCGCGGGATCGCTTTCATCGTTCTTGGGGACCAGAGCTATAAGGGTTATCCGGCCAGTTTTTCGTGGTTCGGGCAGGGATATGTCTGGTGGGTGATCTCGTTTGAGCTGGTGTTGTTCGGCGTTTGCGCGGTGATTTTCTATGTGCTGCTGCACAAAACCAATTTTGGTCGGCGCGTCTTTGCCATTGGCAATAATGCGACGGCGGCGCAGTTTTCCGGCGTGCGCGTCGATCGGGTGCGGTTCATCCTCTTTTGCCTCACAGGCCTGATGAGCGGCATTGCGGCAGTGTTGTTGACCGCGCGTCTGGGCTCAACGCGGCCTTCCATCGCGCAGGGCTGGGAGCTGGAAGCGATCACCATGGTGGTGCTGGGAGGGGTGTCGATCCTCGGCGGGGCCGGATCTATCCTTGGTGTGGTGATTGCAGCGCTGATTATCGGGCTGGTGACATTTGGGCTCGGGCTGCTCAATGTGCCCGGCATTGTCATGAGCATTTTTACTGGTGGGCTGCTGATCGTCGTGATCGCCCTGCCAATTCTCTATCGGATGATGAAGGAGCGACGGGCGTGA
- the rhaM gene encoding L-rhamnose mutarotase has translation MTDAGYEKHAFKMKLNPGMEAEYKKRHDEIFPELVDLLHEAGVKDYSIHLDEETNTLFGVLWRRVDHTMDDLPNTAVMQRWWAHMADIMATNEKNEPISVDLKPMFWLR, from the coding sequence ATTACGGACGCGGGATATGAAAAACACGCTTTCAAGATGAAGCTCAATCCGGGCATGGAAGCGGAATATAAGAAACGTCACGACGAGATTTTTCCCGAGCTGGTGGACCTACTGCACGAGGCGGGGGTGAAGGATTATTCCATCCATCTCGACGAGGAGACCAATACGCTCTTTGGCGTGCTGTGGCGTCGCGTCGATCACACCATGGACGATCTGCCGAATACGGCCGTGATGCAGCGCTGGTGGGCGCATATGGCCGATATCATGGCCACCAATGAAAAGAATGAGCCGATCTCGGTGGATTTAAAGCCAATGTTTTGGCTGCGGTAA
- a CDS encoding DUF3422 domain-containing protein, whose amino-acid sequence MTFIPLDHPDRHAIMDEVHARPVEILPSECRLRRLVLVMPGEPGAMQRAFLRFADFRLASGVELELAGSRQYSFETPTRSVTWEFHTEFVTITWRDSLTGADNFPNDIGLEAIGEGQLLGAVRIDVIADHTIPDRLIPGFSLASLCLSNVEDGKAQVVTDFIPDAEKFTRIEFAAGALTPLRRSILTRRLLEVETYRAIALLGLPLARAASPDLRGMESELSSVINSLSEVVDPASAKGVLHGLHELSVRSGQMAERLGYRFAAGRAYGEVLNSRLKGLRESGTDKGSTLSRYIANRVEPGLATCAAIEQRLRVLSRKIERAIGLLNVRIGVDMQVQNASLLDNIARTARSQFLLQRTVEGLSTIAISYYALGIVGYLLGGPLYHWNIDKTMALSIFAPFVVLLVWLSVRSVRKKHEGH is encoded by the coding sequence ATGACTTTTATTCCGCTCGACCACCCGGATCGTCACGCCATTATGGACGAGGTTCACGCCCGTCCAGTCGAAATCCTGCCATCCGAATGCCGCTTGCGCCGCTTGGTTCTGGTCATGCCGGGCGAGCCGGGCGCTATGCAGCGCGCGTTCCTGCGATTTGCCGATTTCCGCCTCGCGTCGGGCGTCGAACTCGAACTGGCAGGAAGCCGTCAATACAGCTTTGAAACGCCCACCCGCTCTGTCACCTGGGAGTTTCATACAGAGTTCGTCACCATCACATGGCGCGATAGTCTGACCGGCGCGGATAATTTCCCGAACGACATTGGCCTTGAGGCTATTGGCGAAGGCCAGTTGCTTGGCGCGGTTCGTATCGACGTCATTGCCGATCACACCATTCCCGATCGCCTGATCCCGGGCTTCTCGCTTGCCAGCCTCTGCCTGTCGAACGTTGAAGACGGTAAAGCGCAAGTCGTGACCGACTTTATTCCCGATGCCGAAAAGTTCACTCGCATCGAGTTTGCGGCGGGAGCGCTGACGCCCTTGCGCCGCTCCATTCTCACCCGCCGCTTGCTCGAAGTCGAAACCTATCGCGCCATAGCGCTGCTCGGCCTGCCACTCGCGCGCGCCGCATCGCCTGATCTGCGCGGCATGGAGAGCGAACTCTCGAGCGTCATCAATTCGCTGTCTGAAGTGGTCGATCCCGCCAGTGCCAAGGGCGTGCTCCACGGTCTGCATGAATTGTCGGTGCGCTCGGGCCAAATGGCGGAACGCCTTGGCTATCGCTTTGCCGCTGGTCGCGCCTATGGCGAAGTCCTCAATTCGCGCCTCAAAGGTCTGCGCGAAAGTGGCACCGACAAGGGTTCTACCCTGTCGCGCTATATCGCCAACCGCGTCGAGCCAGGTCTGGCCACTTGTGCCGCCATCGAGCAACGCCTGCGCGTCTTATCGCGAAAGATCGAACGCGCCATTGGCCTGCTGAACGTGCGCATCGGCGTTGATATGCAGGTGCAAAATGCCTCGCTGCTCGACAATATCGCCCGCACCGCGCGCAGCCAGTTCCTCCTCCAGCGCACCGTTGAAGGTCTCTCGACCATCGCCATCAGCTACTACGCGCTCGGCATTGTCGGTTATCTCTTGGGCGGTCCGCTCTATCATTGGAACATCGACAAAACGATGGCGCTCTCGATCTTCGCGCCTTTCGTTGTGCTGCTGGTCTGGCTCTCCGTTCGCTCCGTCCGCAAGAAGCACGAAGGCCACTGA
- a CDS encoding SH3 domain-containing protein, translating into MNKAQEKVLMASLCGLVLVAAGAFAVQPAMAAGYHVQSTAQVSGVASWDNLNIRKWPASYSQKISAVPNGTDVWVERCIDNSAKNSADWCLVEVYHMRGWVNASYLTPTDQWF; encoded by the coding sequence ATGAACAAGGCACAGGAAAAGGTTTTGATGGCATCGCTCTGTGGCCTCGTATTGGTCGCAGCAGGAGCCTTCGCGGTCCAGCCAGCAATGGCTGCCGGCTATCATGTTCAATCGACCGCTCAGGTGAGTGGTGTGGCCAGCTGGGATAATCTCAATATCCGCAAGTGGCCGGCGTCCTACTCGCAAAAGATTAGCGCAGTTCCAAACGGTACGGATGTTTGGGTCGAGCGTTGCATCGACAATTCTGCCAAGAATTCCGCCGATTGGTGCCTTGTGGAAGTTTATCATATGCGCGGCTGGGTGAACGCCTCTTACCTCACCCCCACGGATCAGTGGTTCTGA
- a CDS encoding asparaginase gives MDANPILAEVLRGNWVENRHRGAFIIVDATGNVIASGGDVERPIFPRSAVKSMQALAIFDQHAIEKFHHRTEELALACASHHGEDDHTSNVSAFLGRMGLSVADLECGAHMPTNDAARDALRKAGENPSALHNNCSGKHSGMLSVALAMGVDPHGYVEREHAVQKAVRKAVETVIGESLTEDRCGTDGCSIPTWAAPLRAWATGFAKMATGEGLPSHYAEGAQALFNAATKHPHLVAGTGHLDTLIMNAYAGELMQKGGAEGVQCGAIRSKGWGYALKCDDGNMAASHAMISGLLLKYADPNDAQRAVLEQFARQPIRNVRGTVVGEMRAVDAF, from the coding sequence ATGGACGCAAACCCCATTCTCGCCGAAGTCCTACGCGGCAACTGGGTTGAGAACCGTCATCGCGGCGCGTTCATCATTGTGGATGCAACAGGCAATGTTATCGCCTCTGGTGGCGATGTTGAGCGTCCAATCTTCCCGCGTTCGGCTGTAAAATCCATGCAGGCGCTGGCGATATTTGACCAGCATGCCATCGAAAAATTCCATCACCGTACGGAAGAACTGGCGCTGGCCTGTGCTTCTCATCACGGTGAAGACGACCACACCTCCAATGTCAGCGCCTTCCTCGGGCGCATGGGCCTGAGCGTTGCTGACCTTGAATGTGGCGCGCACATGCCGACCAATGACGCGGCGCGTGACGCGCTACGTAAGGCGGGCGAAAACCCCAGTGCGCTACACAATAATTGCTCGGGCAAGCATTCGGGCATGCTCAGCGTGGCGCTGGCCATGGGCGTTGATCCGCACGGCTATGTCGAACGCGAACACGCTGTACAGAAGGCCGTGCGCAAAGCGGTTGAAACAGTGATCGGCGAGAGCCTCACCGAAGATCGCTGCGGCACGGATGGCTGCTCGATCCCGACCTGGGCGGCGCCGCTGCGGGCTTGGGCGACAGGCTTTGCTAAGATGGCGACGGGCGAGGGCCTGCCGAGCCATTACGCTGAAGGTGCGCAAGCGCTCTTCAATGCAGCGACCAAGCATCCGCACCTCGTGGCGGGCACAGGGCATCTCGATACGCTGATCATGAACGCCTATGCGGGTGAGCTGATGCAAAAAGGTGGCGCGGAAGGCGTGCAGTGTGGCGCGATCCGCTCCAAGGGCTGGGGCTATGCGCTCAAGTGTGACGACGGGAATATGGCTGCGAGCCACGCGATGATTTCGGGACTGCTGCTGAAGTATGCTGATCCGAACGACGCCCAGCGCGCGGTGCTGGAGCAGTTTGCACGCCAGCCGATCAGGAATGTACGCGGTACGGTCGTGGGCGAGATGAGGGCGGTCGACGCGTTCTAA
- a CDS encoding helicase HerA-like domain-containing protein, translating to MLVDGKIFLGVSDRPEYLNLKYGNRHGLVTGATGTGKTVTLQVLAEGFSAAGVPVFAADIKGDLSGIAKLGVAQGWQTARATDIGFDDYVDDVYPTMFWDLYGKQGHPVRATISEIGPVLLARMLDLNDTQEGVLNVAFRVADEEGLLLLDLKDLRSLLVEIQGRAKEISARYGNVTTASIGAIQRSLLVLEQQGADDFFGERALEIADLMRRDTDGKGFISVLASDQLMKAPKLYATFLLWLLSELFEELPEVGDMDKPKLVFFFDEAHLLFDGANKALIDKVEQVVKLIRSKGVGVYFVTQNPADIPESVLAQLGNRIQHALRAYTPREQKAVRVAAESFRPNPAFSTEAVITEMGIGEALVSVLEDKGIPSIVGRTLIRPPSAQVGPLTPAERDATIANSPVGGIYDSVIDRESAYEILNKRAREIELQEERAAYEAEREQELARQAKEERDAAPRRSTRQSPTEAAATSFARTVANTLGREIVRGIFGSLKRRR from the coding sequence ATGCTCGTTGACGGCAAAATCTTTCTTGGTGTGAGCGATAGGCCCGAATATCTCAATCTCAAATATGGCAATCGCCACGGGTTGGTGACCGGCGCGACGGGCACGGGCAAGACCGTCACCCTGCAGGTGCTTGCCGAAGGGTTTTCTGCCGCGGGCGTGCCGGTTTTTGCGGCCGACATTAAGGGCGACCTCTCGGGCATTGCCAAGCTTGGCGTGGCGCAGGGCTGGCAGACAGCGCGGGCGACCGACATCGGCTTTGATGACTATGTCGACGATGTCTACCCGACCATGTTCTGGGACCTCTATGGCAAGCAGGGCCACCCGGTCCGCGCGACGATTTCGGAAATTGGACCCGTGCTGCTGGCGCGGATGCTCGACCTCAACGACACCCAGGAAGGCGTGTTGAACGTCGCTTTCCGCGTGGCCGACGAAGAAGGTCTGCTGCTGCTTGATCTAAAGGATTTGCGGTCTCTGCTGGTCGAAATTCAGGGCCGCGCCAAAGAAATTTCGGCGCGTTACGGCAATGTGACGACGGCTTCGATTGGCGCTATTCAGCGTTCGCTGCTGGTGCTGGAGCAGCAGGGCGCGGACGATTTCTTCGGCGAGCGAGCGCTTGAAATCGCCGACCTGATGCGTCGTGATACCGATGGGAAGGGCTTTATTTCAGTGTTGGCGTCGGACCAGCTGATGAAGGCCCCCAAGCTTTACGCAACCTTCCTGCTGTGGCTGCTCTCGGAACTCTTTGAAGAGCTGCCGGAAGTGGGCGACATGGACAAGCCAAAGCTCGTGTTCTTCTTTGACGAAGCGCACTTGCTGTTTGACGGCGCTAACAAGGCACTGATCGACAAGGTCGAGCAGGTTGTCAAACTCATCCGCTCCAAGGGTGTGGGCGTGTATTTTGTAACGCAGAACCCGGCCGATATTCCGGAAAGTGTGCTTGCGCAGCTGGGCAATCGCATCCAGCACGCGCTGCGCGCCTATACCCCGCGTGAGCAGAAGGCCGTGCGCGTGGCCGCCGAGAGCTTCCGCCCCAACCCAGCGTTTTCGACCGAAGCGGTCATCACCGAAATGGGGATTGGTGAGGCTCTGGTTTCGGTGCTGGAAGACAAGGGTATTCCATCGATTGTTGGGCGCACGTTGATCCGTCCGCCGAGCGCGCAGGTGGGCCCGCTAACCCCGGCAGAACGCGACGCAACCATCGCCAATTCGCCCGTGGGCGGGATCTATGATTCCGTGATCGACCGCGAGAGCGCTTATGAAATCCTCAACAAGCGCGCGAGAGAGATTGAACTGCAGGAAGAGCGTGCGGCCTACGAGGCAGAGCGCGAACAGGAACTGGCCCGCCAGGCCAAGGAAGAACGCGACGCCGCGCCGCGCCGGTCGACCCGTCAAAGCCCCACCGAAGCTGCTGCGACGAGCTTTGCCCGCACCGTCGCCAATACACTTGGCCGCGAAATCGTGCGCGGTATTTTCGGTTCGTTGAAGCGCCGTCGATGA
- a CDS encoding autotransporter outer membrane beta-barrel domain-containing protein, translating to MHFTRLAFATLLASSAIIGTAHAVIPTSATVTLNSGSCATGQISLAVSAELGALNSDYSIYLVDSSNKILRSIDDTAQYQSTKWVAFYLQAPFSTAPLTLYLQDRTTEKTRYSMGQTLPTSLSTMETLNTFTLSALDSTCAVEEAGFGARQQAKQSYLTDRINLLGNSIRPTGQRISRLNGQRTGSDMNGGDVLNYVSSFAATGSLPVSASLSAIADVDQSGEMRTSPYDVWLEGTFSLLEAGGQNGRATSAAIGADYLLTPDLLVGGFVSIDRLDNFETATDTFSGTGWMAGPYLTTRLTDQLYLDLTAGAGTAANKKSNSSGEDNFNSTRAYLNATLEGQFGEEAIRFTPRLGLNYAGEWAAGYTDHNGAWTDATSSTSGSVFAGPGVTFTAHDSDITRSLTLRADANTTLGDGAQLTAALEAAVQLGFANGVDLSARANWAGIGTSAKTLSLSLKASAGF from the coding sequence ATGCATTTTACCCGCCTTGCCTTTGCCACACTGCTCGCCTCTAGCGCTATCATCGGCACAGCGCATGCAGTTATCCCGACATCAGCAACCGTCACGCTCAATTCAGGCTCCTGCGCCACAGGTCAAATCAGCCTAGCCGTCTCGGCCGAGCTGGGAGCGCTTAACAGCGACTACAGCATCTATTTGGTCGACAGCAGCAATAAGATCCTGCGCTCCATAGATGATACCGCCCAATATCAGTCCACCAAATGGGTCGCTTTCTATCTGCAGGCCCCATTCTCGACCGCGCCCCTCACCCTATACTTGCAGGATCGAACAACTGAAAAAACCCGCTATTCCATGGGCCAGACCCTGCCCACCTCGCTAAGCACCATGGAAACGCTCAACACGTTCACGCTCAGTGCGCTCGACAGCACCTGTGCTGTTGAAGAGGCGGGTTTTGGCGCGCGACAACAGGCCAAGCAAAGCTATCTCACCGATCGCATCAACCTGCTCGGCAACTCCATCCGTCCGACAGGTCAGCGCATTTCGCGCCTCAATGGTCAGCGCACTGGCTCGGACATGAACGGCGGCGACGTGCTCAATTACGTCTCTTCCTTCGCCGCCACCGGCAGCCTGCCGGTCTCTGCCTCGCTCTCTGCCATTGCCGATGTCGATCAATCCGGCGAGATGCGCACAAGCCCATATGACGTCTGGCTGGAGGGCACGTTCTCGCTACTCGAAGCTGGTGGCCAGAACGGTCGCGCGACCTCCGCAGCCATTGGCGCGGATTACCTCCTCACCCCTGATCTTCTCGTCGGTGGTTTTGTCAGCATCGACCGCTTGGACAATTTTGAAACCGCCACCGACACCTTCTCAGGCACCGGTTGGATGGCAGGTCCTTACCTCACCACCCGTTTGACCGATCAGCTATATCTCGATCTCACCGCAGGCGCTGGCACGGCCGCCAACAAGAAGAGCAATTCTTCCGGCGAGGACAATTTCAATTCCACCCGCGCCTATCTCAACGCTACCTTGGAAGGCCAGTTCGGCGAGGAAGCCATTCGCTTCACGCCACGCCTAGGCCTCAACTATGCCGGTGAATGGGCTGCTGGCTACACCGACCATAACGGCGCTTGGACCGATGCTACCTCAAGCACTTCAGGCAGCGTCTTTGCTGGCCCCGGCGTCACCTTCACCGCCCATGATAGCGATATCACTCGCTCCCTAACCTTACGCGCCGATGCCAACACCACGCTCGGGGATGGGGCACAGCTCACAGCAGCTCTGGAAGCTGCTGTTCAACTCGGCTTTGCCAATGGCGTTGATCTGTCCGCCCGCGCCAATTGGGCAGGCATTGGTACCAGCGCCAAAACGCTGAGCCTCTCGCTCAAAGCCAGCGCCGGTTTCTAA
- a CDS encoding response regulator — protein MVARGKTVAILAATPALTAVLAMVLAGDSRLRVRTFESDIELFAYMRIAPLDLLVVDFDRDGRPAYEMVEAIRLDPSFVNRDLPVIALTRRITPDTREQSVSAGIDEVVVKPMSPRHLLQRVQQRLLKHDVVGTVDFGYFGPDRRGILPEPDVHPTRRFSDNIVPFVPRVSLEAPQPTV, from the coding sequence TTGGTCGCTCGAGGCAAGACAGTCGCTATATTGGCCGCCACCCCCGCACTTACCGCTGTTTTGGCGATGGTGTTGGCCGGTGACTCGCGCCTGCGCGTCCGCACATTCGAAAGCGACATTGAGCTGTTCGCCTATATGCGCATTGCCCCGCTTGATCTGCTGGTGGTGGATTTCGACCGTGATGGTCGCCCTGCCTATGAAATGGTAGAGGCCATTCGCCTAGACCCAAGCTTCGTCAACCGCGATCTGCCGGTCATCGCCCTCACCCGCCGCATTACCCCCGACACGCGCGAGCAGTCGGTCTCTGCTGGCATTGATGAGGTCGTCGTTAAGCCCATGTCGCCCCGGCACCTGCTACAACGCGTTCAGCAGCGCCTTCTCAAGCACGACGTCGTTGGCACGGTTGACTTCGGCTATTTTGGCCCCGACCGCCGCGGCATTCTACCCGAGCCAGACGTGCACCCGACCCGTCGTTTCAGCGACAATATTGTGCCCTTCGTGCCCCGTGTGAGCCTCGAAGCCCCGCAGCCGACAGTATAA
- a CDS encoding superoxide dismutase codes for MTTKFTLPPLPYAYDALGPYMSAETLEFHHDKHHQAYVTNGEKLLEGSGLEILPLEDIVRESFGKNAGLFNNAGQHYNHVHFWNWMKPNGGGNKLPGKLQAAIDSDLGGFDKFRADFIAAGTTQFGSGWAWLSFKDGKLEVTKTANGESPLVHGGKPLLGVDVWEHSYYIDYRNARPKYLEAWFDNLVNWEHVEKMFEEATA; via the coding sequence ATGACCACCAAGTTCACCCTGCCGCCACTGCCTTACGCATACGACGCTTTGGGCCCGTACATGTCGGCAGAGACGCTTGAGTTCCACCACGACAAGCATCACCAAGCTTATGTCACCAACGGCGAAAAGCTGCTGGAAGGTTCGGGTCTGGAAATCCTGCCACTTGAAGACATCGTTCGTGAAAGCTTCGGCAAGAACGCTGGTCTGTTCAACAACGCTGGTCAGCACTACAACCACGTTCACTTCTGGAACTGGATGAAGCCAAACGGCGGCGGCAACAAGCTCCCAGGCAAGCTGCAGGCAGCAATCGACAGCGACCTCGGTGGCTTCGACAAGTTCCGCGCAGACTTCATCGCTGCTGGCACCACCCAGTTTGGTTCGGGCTGGGCATGGCTGTCCTTCAAGGACGGCAAGCTGGAAGTGACCAAGACTGCCAATGGTGAATCGCCACTCGTACACGGCGGCAAGCCACTGCTCGGTGTCGACGTTTGGGAACACTCCTATTACATCGACTACCGCAACGCGCGTCCAAAGTACCTCGAAGCTTGGTTCGACAACCTGGTGAACTGGGAACACGTAGAAAAGATGTTCGAAGAAGCCACTGCCTAA
- a CDS encoding S9 family peptidase yields the protein MTELTPPVAKRVFHSHTHHGVTVEDHYAWLRAQNWQAVMQDPSALDGEIRTYLDAENAYYEAHFGKPTEALRDKIFKEIRGRIKEDDSGVPSPDGPYAYNTRMLEGKQYPLIVRTPREGGEETILLDCNAEAGEGYFGFAGASHDNTHSVLAWAADRAGSEYYDIVLRDIATGVDRDEVIKDTAGGFVWSNDSSSIYYVEYDDNHRPFRVRQHIIGTAQDSDAVIYEEEDPGFFVGIDKTLSEKFLIIDAHDHQTSEVYLIDAENGGDPILVAPRVVGREYEVDERDGLLYIRTNADGAEDYKIVTVSADAPAPENWTDLVPHKEGVLVLDVALLKNYMLRLEREDGLPRIVSRDLRTGKEEIVGFDEDAYSLGMATGYEFDTAVFRLSYSSPTTPQQLFDVNLETGERALLKTQEVPSGHNPEGYETKRLFAKAADGEEVPVTLLYRKGLKLDGSNPVLLYGYGAYGMSMPAAFSVSKLSLVDRGFVYAIAHIRGGMEKGYRWYRLGKTAHKTNTFGDFIASAEMLIAEGYTSAGKIVTEGGSAGGMLMGAIANMRPDLWAGVIANVPFVDVLNTMLDYTLPLTPPEWPEWGNPIESEEDYTRIASYAPYENVAAQEYPPLFALAGLTDPRVTYWEPAKWVAKLRATKLGDAPLYLKTNMGAGHGGASGRFERFKETAECYAFAIKSVGMDE from the coding sequence ATGACTGAGCTCACACCGCCCGTCGCCAAGCGCGTTTTCCATAGCCACACGCATCACGGTGTCACCGTTGAAGACCATTACGCGTGGCTTCGCGCTCAAAACTGGCAGGCGGTGATGCAGGACCCATCGGCACTCGACGGTGAAATCCGCACCTATCTTGACGCCGAAAACGCTTACTACGAAGCCCATTTCGGCAAGCCCACCGAGGCGCTGCGCGATAAAATCTTCAAGGAAATCAGAGGCCGCATCAAGGAAGACGACAGCGGCGTGCCGTCTCCAGATGGTCCTTACGCCTACAACACCCGCATGCTTGAGGGTAAGCAATACCCGCTGATCGTCCGCACCCCACGTGAGGGTGGCGAAGAAACAATCCTGCTCGATTGCAATGCTGAAGCTGGTGAAGGGTACTTCGGTTTTGCCGGAGCATCTCACGACAATACCCATAGCGTTCTCGCTTGGGCGGCGGACCGCGCGGGCTCGGAATATTACGACATCGTCCTGCGCGACATCGCCACCGGCGTGGACCGCGACGAGGTCATCAAAGACACTGCTGGCGGCTTTGTTTGGAGCAATGACAGCTCCTCGATTTACTACGTCGAATACGACGATAACCACCGCCCCTTCCGCGTCCGCCAGCACATCATCGGCACGGCGCAGGACAGCGACGCCGTTATCTATGAAGAAGAAGATCCGGGCTTTTTCGTCGGCATCGACAAGACCCTCTCGGAAAAATTCCTCATTATCGACGCCCATGATCACCAGACCAGCGAGGTCTATCTGATCGACGCGGAAAACGGCGGGGACCCAATCCTCGTCGCGCCGCGCGTGGTTGGTCGTGAATATGAAGTCGATGAACGCGATGGTCTGCTCTACATCCGCACCAATGCGGACGGGGCCGAAGACTATAAAATCGTTACCGTTTCTGCAGACGCCCCGGCGCCAGAAAACTGGACCGATCTCGTCCCCCATAAGGAAGGTGTTCTCGTCCTCGACGTCGCCCTTCTCAAAAACTACATGCTCCGACTTGAGCGCGAAGATGGTCTGCCGCGCATCGTCTCCCGCGATTTACGTACCGGCAAGGAAGAGATCGTCGGCTTTGATGAAGACGCATATTCGCTCGGCATGGCGACGGGCTACGAGTTCGACACCGCCGTCTTCCGCCTCTCCTATTCTTCCCCAACGACACCGCAGCAGCTCTTCGACGTAAACCTCGAAACGGGCGAGCGCGCGCTCCTCAAGACGCAGGAAGTCCCCTCTGGCCATAACCCAGAAGGCTATGAAACCAAGCGTCTTTTCGCCAAGGCTGCCGACGGCGAAGAGGTTCCTGTTACCCTGCTCTACCGCAAGGGCCTCAAGCTCGACGGCTCCAACCCAGTGCTGCTCTACGGCTATGGCGCCTATGGCATGTCCATGCCTGCGGCCTTCTCGGTTTCAAAACTTTCGCTGGTCGATCGCGGTTTTGTCTATGCCATTGCCCACATCCGTGGCGGCATGGAAAAGGGCTATCGCTGGTATCGCCTCGGCAAGACCGCACACAAGACCAACACCTTTGGCGACTTCATCGCCTCCGCAGAAATGCTGATCGCTGAGGGCTATACCTCAGCTGGCAAGATCGTCACCGAAGGTGGCTCCGCTGGCGGTATGTTGATGGGTGCCATCGCCAACATGCGCCCGGACCTTTGGGCAGGCGTCATCGCCAACGTGCCCTTCGTCGACGTCCTCAATACCATGCTCGATTACACCCTGCCCCTCACCCCGCCGGAATGGCCAGAGTGGGGTAACCCAATCGAGTCCGAAGAAGACTACACGCGCATTGCGTCCTACGCGCCCTATGAGAACGTCGCCGCGCAGGAATACCCTCCGCTCTTTGCGCTCGCCGGTCTCACCGACCCACGCGTGACCTATTGGGAACCAGCCAAATGGGTCGCCAAATTGCGCGCAACCAAGCTGGGCGATGCACCATTGTATCTCAAGACCAATATGGGGGCAGGACATGGTGGCGCCTCTGGGCGTTTCGAACGCTTCAAAGAGACCGCCGAGTGCTATGCCTTTGCGATTAAGTCGGTCGGAATGGACGAATAG